A region from the Colwellia sp. PAMC 21821 genome encodes:
- the nadA gene encoding quinolinate synthase NadA has product MTQANLAVDFDFQFPKKPAPLSDVEREEYKARIKILLKEKNAVLVAHYYTDPEIQALAEETGGCVADSLEMARFGNNHPADTLIVAGVRFMGETAKVLTPEKTVVMPTLEATCSLDLGCPIEEFNAFCDQHPDRTVVVYANTSTAVKARADWIVTSSCALEIVEHLDSLGEKIIWGPDRHLGAYIEKQTGADMLMWQGACIVHDEFKTKALMDMKTLHPDAAVLVHPESPAEIIDLADSVGSTSQLIKAAQALPNKKFIVATDRGIFYKMQQLCPDKEFFEAPTAGEGATCKSCAHCPWMAMNGLKEIEEALLNPQGREVFVDMKLRTGALKSLDRMLNFNLEMNQNK; this is encoded by the coding sequence ATGACCCAAGCAAATTTAGCCGTTGATTTTGACTTTCAATTTCCGAAAAAGCCTGCACCATTAAGTGATGTAGAACGTGAAGAATATAAAGCACGCATCAAAATTCTATTGAAAGAAAAAAACGCTGTGCTTGTTGCACATTATTATACTGATCCTGAAATTCAAGCTCTGGCCGAAGAAACGGGTGGTTGTGTTGCCGACTCACTAGAAATGGCGAGATTTGGTAATAACCATCCAGCTGACACGCTAATTGTAGCGGGTGTTCGCTTCATGGGAGAGACAGCAAAAGTGCTTACTCCCGAAAAAACAGTGGTTATGCCAACATTAGAAGCGACATGCTCACTAGATTTAGGCTGTCCAATCGAAGAGTTTAATGCTTTTTGTGATCAACACCCAGACAGAACCGTCGTTGTATATGCAAATACGTCTACCGCTGTCAAAGCGCGCGCTGATTGGATAGTAACCTCATCTTGTGCTTTAGAAATTGTCGAGCATCTTGATAGCTTGGGTGAAAAAATTATCTGGGGTCCTGACCGTCACTTAGGCGCATACATTGAAAAGCAAACTGGTGCTGACATGTTAATGTGGCAAGGTGCTTGTATTGTTCATGATGAGTTTAAAACTAAAGCGCTAATGGATATGAAGACACTTCATCCTGACGCGGCTGTGCTTGTCCATCCTGAATCACCGGCGGAAATAATCGACCTTGCTGACTCTGTAGGTTCAACAAGCCAATTAATTAAAGCGGCTCAAGCACTACCAAACAAAAAATTCATTGTGGCTACAGATCGCGGTATTTTTTATAAAATGCAGCAACTATGTCCCGACAAAGAGTTCTTTGAAGCACCAACGGCAGGTGAGGGCGCAACTTGTAAAAGTTGTGCACACTGTCCTTGGATGGCAATGAATGGTTTAAAAGAAATTGAAGAAGCATTATTAAACCCACAAGGTCGTGAAGTTTTTGTTGATATGAAATTGCGCACAGGCGCACTTAAGTCACTTGATCGCATGCTTAACTTTAATTTGGAAATGAACCAAAATAAGTAA
- a CDS encoding IS630 family transposase (programmed frameshift), translated as MRLLAVSYFLDGLSRTDISTTLKVARSSVNRWVTAYLSKGLSGLDSVSPKGRPSMLSPKQLSQLAQYVENQSCSAEGGRLMGQDFCTFIKKEFDIDYHRDHVYKILKKLGYSWITSRSKHPKQSQSVQDVFKKFQMETILNIPFNISLDKVDVWFQDEARFGQQNTTTRLWAKTGSRPRAVRQQQFEYAYMFGAVCPSTGATEALISPVMNKDVMKKHLEQISQATPEGRYAVVVMDGAGWHTEDTFEDLKNLTMIKLPPYSPELNPIEQVWQWLRQNCLANRCFNGYENIVDECSNAWNIFRSDIKRVMSLCNRDWINLI; from the exons ATGCGTTTGCTTGCTGTCTCATATTTTTTAGATGGTCTGAGCAGAACCGATATATCAACGACATTAAAAGTCGCTCGTTCAAGTGTTAATCGTTGGGTCACTGCATATTTGTCAAAAGGCTTGTCGGGCCTTGATAGTGTTAGCCCTAAAGGAAGACCGTCCATGCTTTCTCCAAAGCAACTCAGCCAACTTGCTCAATACGTTGAAAATCAGAGTTGCTCAGCTGAGGGAGGTCGACTTATGGGGCAAGACTTTTGTACCTTTATCAAAAAAGAATTCGACATAGATTATCATCGAGATCATGTATATAAAATACTGAAGAAACTAGGGTACTCCTGGATAACAAGCCGATCCAAGCATCCTAAGCAATCACAAAGCGTCCAGGACGTTTTTAAAAAG TTCCAGATGGAAACGATCCTTAACATCCCCTTTAATATTAGCTTAGATAAAGTTGATGTTTGGTTTCAAGATGAAGCACGATTCGGCCAGCAAAATACAACAACAAGGTTATGGGCGAAAACGGGTAGTAGACCGAGAGCAGTAAGACAACAACAGTTCGAATATGCATACATGTTCGGGGCTGTTTGTCCTTCGACAGGCGCTACAGAGGCATTGATCTCACCTGTAATGAATAAAGACGTTATGAAAAAGCATTTAGAACAAATATCACAGGCGACACCCGAAGGTAGATATGCTGTTGTAGTAATGGATGGCGCTGGGTGGCATACGGAAGACACATTTGAAGATTTAAAAAATCTAACCATGATCAAGTTACCCCCTTATTCCCCAGAGTTAAACCCAATTGAGCAAGTGTGGCAATGGCTAAGACAAAACTGCTTGGCCAATAGATGTTTTAATGGCTATGAAAATATAGTTGATGAATGCAGCAATGCTTGGAATATCTTCAGAAGTGACATAAAAAGAGTAATGTCGTTATGCAATCGTGACTGGATTAATCTGATTTAA
- a CDS encoding IS630 family transposase (programmed frameshift), giving the protein MRFLAVSYFLDGLSRTDISTTLKVARSSVNRWVTAYFSKGLSGLDSVSPKGRPSMLSPKQLSQLAQYVENQSCSAEGGRLMGQDFCTFIKKEFDIDYHRDHVYKILKKLGYSWITSRSKHPKQSQSVQDVFKKFQMETILNIPFNISLDKVDVWFQDEARFGQQNTTTRLWAKTGSRPRAVRQQQFEYAYMFGAVCPSTGATEALISPVMNKDVMKKHLEQISQATPEGRYAVVVMDGAGWHTEDTFEDLKNLTMIKLPPYSPELNPIEQVWQWLRQNCLANRCFNGYENIVDECSNAWNIFRSDIKRVMSLCNRDWINLI; this is encoded by the exons ATGCGTTTTCTTGCTGTCTCATATTTTTTAGATGGTCTGAGCAGAACCGATATATCAACGACATTAAAAGTCGCTCGTTCAAGTGTTAATCGTTGGGTCACTGCATATTTTTCAAAAGGCTTGTCGGGCCTTGATAGTGTTAGCCCGAAAGGAAGACCGTCCATGCTTTCTCCAAAGCAACTCAGCCAACTTGCTCAATACGTTGAAAATCAGAGTTGCTCAGCGGAGGGAGGTCGACTTATGGGGCAAGACTTTTGTACCTTTATCAAAAAAGAATTCGACATAGATTATCATCGAGATCATGTATATAAAATACTGAAGAAACTAGGATACTCCTGGATAACAAGCCGATCCAAGCATCCTAAGCAATCACAAAGCGTCCAGGACGTTTTTAAAAAG TTCCAGATGGAAACGATCCTTAACATCCCCTTTAATATTAGCTTAGATAAAGTTGATGTTTGGTTTCAAGATGAAGCACGATTCGGCCAGCAAAATACAACAACAAGGTTATGGGCGAAAACGGGTAGTAGACCGAGAGCAGTAAGACAACAACAGTTCGAATATGCATACATGTTCGGGGCTGTTTGTCCTTCGACAGGCGCTACAGAGGCATTGATCTCACCTGTAATGAATAAAGACGTTATGAAAAAGCATTTAGAACAAATATCACAGGCGACACCCGAAGGTAGATATGCTGTTGTAGTAATGGATGGAGCTGGGTGGCATACGGAAGACACATTTGAAGATTTAAAAAATCTAACCATGATCAAGTTACCCCCTTATTCCCCAGAGTTAAACCCAATTGAGCAAGTGTGGCAATGGCTAAGACAAAACTGCTTGGCCAATAGATGTTTTAATGGCTATGAAAATATAGTTGATGAATGCAGCAATGCTTGGAATATCTTCAGAAGTGACATAAAAAGAGTAATGTCGTTATGCAATCGTGACTGGATTAATCTGATTTAA
- a CDS encoding FAD-dependent oxidoreductase — protein MNNSQSTHQPLIDSDTKIAIIGGGVAGSTIALRFAELGIDTTLIEKGTSLVNGPPFCHLHAGGNLYREISEQQCLTLLEQSIDTAKVYPHSVNYRPTIIALPKTDRGEVADFLPRLKKLSERYAELVEEDLSNKVLGDPEKYFLLFERNTLERLRQRELPTQANSNEDWLVAFAQQVDLDKLKFPVLLVQEYGWSAFRLAAIATLAIEKLPRCHLELNSQVVNIKQLHHAEKWRVTYKDGQKGCQSEADFDYIINACGFKSGEIDDMLQAKRQRMVEFKAAYVAHWPQCKGLWPEVVFYGERGTPNGMAQLTPYQDGYFQLHGMTQDITLFEQGLVASGEQSAQPILSERFIKKIDQQWPSKLVNDRTLGSIEHLAQYITNFSQASVAAKPMFGAQQIPGDDATLRAADVSFYGKHYARTEIVKASSALAAADAILQNLLEVGLVSAVQLGQYLDCHYFPVTLACTEAEVTEKAILFARQREYPEALAKNFM, from the coding sequence ATGAATAACAGTCAAAGTACTCATCAGCCATTAATAGACTCAGATACTAAAATTGCCATTATTGGCGGTGGTGTTGCAGGTTCTACTATCGCTTTACGTTTTGCTGAGTTAGGCATTGACACTACTCTGATAGAAAAAGGCACGAGTCTAGTTAATGGGCCTCCGTTTTGTCACTTACACGCAGGTGGCAACTTATATCGAGAGATCTCTGAACAACAATGTTTAACCTTATTAGAGCAATCGATAGACACCGCAAAGGTTTATCCACATAGCGTTAACTATCGTCCAACCATAATAGCTTTACCAAAAACTGACCGAGGTGAAGTCGCTGACTTTTTACCTCGCTTAAAAAAACTGAGTGAACGTTATGCCGAACTAGTTGAGGAAGATCTCAGCAATAAAGTATTAGGGGATCCTGAGAAATACTTTTTGCTCTTTGAACGTAATACTTTAGAGAGACTAAGACAGCGAGAATTACCAACGCAAGCTAACAGTAATGAAGACTGGTTAGTAGCCTTTGCTCAACAAGTTGATTTAGACAAGTTAAAATTTCCGGTACTACTAGTACAAGAATATGGTTGGTCTGCTTTTCGTTTGGCGGCAATTGCGACACTGGCTATTGAAAAGTTACCTCGTTGTCATCTTGAACTTAACAGCCAAGTAGTCAATATTAAGCAATTGCACCATGCTGAAAAGTGGCGAGTGACTTATAAAGATGGTCAGAAAGGTTGCCAAAGTGAGGCTGATTTTGACTATATTATTAATGCCTGCGGTTTTAAAAGTGGTGAAATTGATGACATGCTGCAAGCTAAACGACAACGTATGGTGGAATTTAAAGCAGCTTATGTTGCCCACTGGCCACAATGTAAAGGTCTTTGGCCTGAAGTGGTTTTTTACGGTGAACGAGGCACTCCAAATGGTATGGCTCAATTAACGCCATATCAGGACGGTTATTTTCAATTACATGGGATGACGCAAGACATTACTTTATTTGAGCAAGGTCTCGTCGCCAGTGGCGAGCAGAGTGCTCAACCCATATTGTCCGAGCGCTTTATTAAAAAAATTGATCAGCAATGGCCATCGAAATTAGTCAACGATAGAACCTTAGGTTCTATCGAGCACCTTGCGCAATATATTACTAACTTTTCTCAAGCAAGCGTTGCGGCTAAGCCTATGTTTGGTGCGCAACAAATTCCTGGCGATGATGCGACTTTACGTGCAGCAGACGTATCTTTTTATGGCAAGCACTATGCTCGTACTGAAATAGTAAAGGCATCGTCTGCATTGGCTGCAGCTGATGCTATTTTACAAAATTTATTGGAGGTTGGTTTAGTCAGCGCAGTACAATTGGGTCAATATTTGGATTGTCATTATTTTCCAGTCACTCTGGCATGTACTGAAGCAGAGGTGACCGAAAAAGCTATTTTGTTTGCCCGTCAACGAGAATATCCGGAAGCGTTAGCTAAAAACTTTATGTAA
- a CDS encoding phosphoglycolate phosphatase, with protein sequence MMTPENKTVLLFDLDGTLVDSAPDLAAAINQMLVTLGLKVFPQDKIRSWVGNGARTLVERALHHSLKDNLTANNKYSEEEVNNALAIFLKYYQLNLCVESVLYTGVKTTLLALKKQGYRLAIITNKPAEFIEPIITGFGLSGLFELQLGGDSLNERKPHPLPLLYACTALNVSVNECIMIGDSKNDILAAKAANMQSIGLTYGYNYGEEISVYQPDWCLETFEELLPLFT encoded by the coding sequence ATGATGACCCCAGAAAATAAAACCGTACTGTTATTCGATCTCGATGGCACTTTGGTTGATAGTGCTCCAGATCTTGCAGCAGCGATAAACCAAATGTTAGTAACACTTGGCTTAAAGGTATTTCCTCAAGATAAGATCCGCAGTTGGGTTGGTAATGGTGCTAGAACTTTGGTTGAACGCGCTTTACATCATTCTTTAAAAGATAATCTAACTGCTAATAATAAGTATAGCGAAGAAGAAGTAAATAACGCTTTAGCAATTTTTTTAAAATACTACCAGCTTAATCTATGTGTTGAGTCTGTATTATATACCGGTGTAAAAACAACGTTGCTAGCTTTAAAAAAGCAGGGATATCGCTTAGCTATAATCACCAATAAACCCGCAGAATTCATCGAGCCTATTATTACAGGTTTTGGTCTTAGTGGCTTATTCGAATTACAACTCGGTGGCGATAGCTTAAATGAGCGGAAACCGCATCCTTTACCGCTGTTATATGCTTGTACAGCACTCAACGTGTCGGTAAATGAATGCATAATGATAGGTGACTCTAAAAACGATATATTGGCCGCTAAGGCAGCCAATATGCAAAGTATCGGTTTAACTTATGGTTATAACTATGGTGAAGAAATTAGCGTTTATCAGCCAGATTGGTGTTTAGAAACATTTGAAGAATTATTACCATTATTTACATAA
- the gdhA gene encoding NADP-specific glutamate dehydrogenase, whose product MSYIHKTISDLKNTSPAQAEFYQAVEEVLDSLAPILESNKRYQKQAIIQRLVEPERQIMFRVTWVDDNGNIKVNKGYRIEFNSALGPYKGGLRFHPSVNASIIKFLGFEQIFKNALTGLPIGGGKGGSNFDPKGKSDGEIMRFCQSFMTELYRHIGPTTDVPAGDIGVGAREIGYMFGQYKRITGRYEGVLTGKSLLWGGSLARKEATGYGVVYFAENMLSVKKDTLENKTCLVSGSGNVAIYAMEKLYQLGAKPITCSDSTGTIYHETGIDLTLVKELKEQTRTGLNVYLETHKDAKFIPIDEYPEDGHAVWRFKADAAFPCATQNELTVTDAQALIANGCTLISEGANMPSTQEAINTFVDAKVSYGPSKAANAGGVATSQLEMAQNSSMQTWSFEKVDQRLKEIMKNIFETAHQAAEEFGQPGNLVLGANIAGFKRVADAMLEQGVV is encoded by the coding sequence ATGTCATATATTCATAAAACTATTTCTGATTTAAAAAATACCAGTCCTGCTCAGGCTGAGTTTTATCAAGCTGTTGAAGAAGTTTTAGACTCATTAGCCCCTATATTAGAAAGCAATAAACGCTATCAAAAACAAGCTATTATCCAACGCCTTGTTGAACCAGAAAGACAAATAATGTTCCGTGTAACTTGGGTTGATGACAATGGCAATATAAAAGTCAATAAAGGTTATCGTATCGAGTTTAATTCAGCTTTAGGGCCTTATAAAGGGGGTTTGAGATTTCACCCCAGTGTTAATGCAAGCATTATAAAATTTTTAGGCTTTGAACAAATTTTTAAAAATGCCTTAACTGGCTTACCTATTGGTGGTGGCAAAGGCGGCTCTAACTTCGATCCCAAAGGTAAGTCTGACGGTGAAATAATGCGTTTTTGTCAATCCTTTATGACCGAGCTATACCGACATATAGGCCCAACAACAGATGTGCCGGCTGGTGATATTGGTGTGGGTGCTAGAGAAATAGGCTATATGTTTGGTCAATACAAAAGAATTACGGGTCGTTACGAAGGCGTATTGACGGGTAAAAGCTTATTATGGGGTGGTTCATTAGCTCGTAAAGAAGCTACCGGATACGGTGTAGTGTATTTTGCAGAAAACATGCTCTCGGTTAAAAAAGACACTTTAGAAAATAAAACCTGTTTAGTATCAGGCTCTGGTAATGTCGCTATTTACGCTATGGAAAAACTCTATCAGTTAGGTGCAAAACCGATTACTTGTAGCGATTCTACCGGCACCATTTATCATGAAACAGGCATCGATTTAACATTGGTTAAAGAACTAAAAGAGCAAACGAGAACTGGCCTCAATGTTTATTTAGAAACCCATAAAGATGCAAAATTTATCCCCATTGATGAATACCCTGAAGACGGCCATGCTGTATGGCGCTTTAAAGCCGACGCTGCATTCCCATGTGCTACACAAAATGAATTAACCGTAACAGATGCGCAGGCATTAATTGCTAATGGTTGTACTCTCATCAGTGAAGGCGCAAATATGCCGTCAACGCAAGAGGCTATAAACACATTTGTTGACGCTAAGGTATCTTACGGCCCTAGTAAAGCTGCAAATGCTGGAGGGGTAGCAACAAGTCAATTAGAGATGGCTCAAAACTCAAGCATGCAAACGTGGTCTTTTGAAAAAGTAGACCAAAGGCTGAAAGAAATTATGAAAAATATTTTTGAAACAGCCCATCAAGCCGCTGAAGAGTTTGGTCAACCTGGTAACCTTGTATTAGGTGCAAATATAGCAGGATTTAAACGCGTTGCCGATGCAATGTTAGAACAAGGTGTTGTTTAA
- a CDS encoding ribosome recycling factor family protein codes for MKTLKNQIPYITLPSFLRRVLKAYALKTLIRDQGCELNRIGRSRNWQLKATFEQLEQTISLIEQSEEASWQWLATHLSKQRKNLGFDMLLTIAQKKPGITISELMQRTDCTIAEARRVIDILEFGENAP; via the coding sequence ATGAAAACACTCAAAAATCAAATCCCTTATATTACTTTACCCTCTTTTTTACGCCGGGTCTTAAAAGCCTACGCACTTAAAACCTTGATAAGAGATCAAGGTTGCGAGCTCAACCGTATCGGTCGTTCACGCAACTGGCAGTTAAAAGCCACCTTTGAACAGCTTGAGCAAACCATCAGCCTTATTGAACAAAGTGAAGAGGCAAGTTGGCAATGGCTAGCAACACATCTATCTAAACAACGTAAAAACTTAGGGTTTGATATGCTATTAACTATTGCTCAAAAAAAACCTGGTATTACCATATCTGAACTTATGCAGCGCACTGATTGCACCATAGCTGAAGCAAGAAGAGTGATAGATATACTTGAGTTTGGTGAAAACGCCCCTTAG